Proteins from a single region of Mercenaria mercenaria strain notata unplaced genomic scaffold, MADL_Memer_1 contig_4203, whole genome shotgun sequence:
- the LOC128553691 gene encoding uncharacterized protein LOC128553691 — MHKTFPLMKAHKLLDQADFSTHSIQSSTPCFPTEKCSVHKTKLLDMFCKNHDEVVCDTCVAINHRTCQGIYFIPNEVDNLYRQSTSDQTKKQLIAAKKDVQYIKKNKQQLLSDLKKQKQKATDSITNYRKELEAELKRLEFESLKEVDAKYNNIERDLRREIKEAEKDIDDLEQSVAKLQKSNRNKAQEFVCVKTAQKKIVTVKSSTSSTRIQTEVKISFPADIKIKNYLKQLKTLGQVSTAEAYRPRTTVYKVKYKRNINIKLKNEDTCDIYGSCFIDDDSLLLADLRNRKLKRLNVSTATIIDHLDLPAAPLAVCLTSKQEAAVSLRNDTIQFVSLGNKMAPKRKLEMDHSCFGLAFNDGKFFISDGDETVYIHDENGTTLHQITTDKSGNPIFSNSKNISVSTNGNRVYVADIHTGVITLDMMGNYLSTFTDPDLVAPQGVCTDKKGNILVCGWGSSNIVQISEDSETKLGSIKKVECPLSVCFDPPHNKLAVTHYSSNTIAVDELE, encoded by the exons ATGCACAAAACTTTTCCTTTAATGAAAGCACACAAATTGCTGGATCAAGCTGATTTCAGTACACATAGTATACAGTCATCGACACCATGTTTCCCAACAGAGAAATGCTCGGTTCATAAAACCAAACTTTTGGATATGTTCTGTAAGAACCATGATGAGGTTGTCTGTGACACTTGTGTAGCTATAAATCACAG AACATGCCAGGGTATATACTTTATTCCGAACGAAGTTGACAATCTATACAGACAATCGACTTCTGATCAAACAAAGAAACAACTCATTGCAGCTAAGAAGGATGTACagtatataaagaaaaacaaacaacaactcCTCAGTGACCTAAAGAAGCAAAAGCAGAAAGCAACTGATTCTATTACAAACTACAGAAAAGAACTGGAGGCTGAGCTCAAGAGACTTGAATTTGAATCACTGAAAGAAGTTGATGCAAAGTATAATAATATAGAAAGAGATCTACGGCGTGAGATTAAGGAAGCAGAGAAAGATATTGATGACCTGGAACAGTCTGTTGCCAAGCTACAAAAGTCTAATAGAAATAAAGCCCAAGAATTTGTATGTGTCAAAACCGCtcagaaaaaaattgtaacaGTTAAAAGTTCCACAAGCTCCACTAGAATACAAACAGaagtaaaaataagttttcctgctgatataaaaataaaaaactaccTAAAACAATTAAAGACATTAGGACAGGTGTCAACAGCTGAAGCTTACAGGCCAAGAACCACAGTTTACAAAGTGAAATATAAAAGGAATATTAACATTAAACTGAAAAATGAAGATACATGTGATATATATGGATCCTGTTTTATTGATGATGACTCCTTGCTGCTTGCTGATCTTAGAAACAGAAAGTTGAAACGTCTGAATGTTTCTACAGCTACCATCATAGATCATCTAGATCTGCCAGCAGCACCTCTTGCTGTATGTCTAACCAGTAAACAAGAAGCTGCAGTAAGTCTTCGCAACGACACCATACAGTTTGTATCACTAGGAAACAAGATGGCACCAAAAAGGAAGCTGGAGATGGATCATTCCTGTTTTGGTTTGGCCTTCAATGATGGGAAATTTTTCATATCTGATGGAGACGAAACTGTATATATTCATGATGAAAATGGCACCACGTTACATCAAATTACAACTGACAAATCAGGAAACCCAATTTTcagtaacagtaaaaatattagtGTGAGTACAAACGGAAACCGTGTGTATGTGGCTGATATTCATACAGGTGTGATAACTCTAGACATGATGGGAaattatttatcaacatttacTGATCCTGATTTAGTTGCTCCTCAGGGAGTATGTACAGATAAAAAAGGAAACATACTGGTCTGTGGGTGGGGATCATCAAATATTGTCCAGATAAGTGAAGATTCAGAAACAAAATTAGGCAGCATCAAAAAAGTGGAATGCCCGTTATCAGTCTGCTTTGATCCTCCTCACAACAAACTAGCTGTAACTCATTATAGCAGCAATACTATAGCAGTAGATGAGCTGGAGTAA